CGGGCTTGTAATTTTTATGGGAGCATAGGCGTTGGGTCCGCCGTAGGCGCCCATGTCGTTGCGTGAGCCATCGAGATCGTTATAAATAGGGTCTGGGTCTCCGGCGTCAACGCAGGGCGATGTTTCTGCAAGGTGAAAGTTGCTGTTGTTCGGGTCGATAAACTCTGGATTAACATTAATGTTATTAGACCCCCAAGCAAGAAGATAATCAATGTCCGTGTTGTTAAAATTATTTTGAATATTAATTTGCAATGGATTTATTAAGTTATGAAAATTTTCTCGAATGATATTATTTTTAATATTTAAGCTATTAGAAGAATCCTCGCCGCTTGAAATGTTCACGAATCGCGTGTTATCATAGACAACATTATTGATGAATGGAACATTAATTTTTTCATCGATTATTTTTATGGCATTAGTGTTGTTGAAAAAGATATTATTTGTGATATCCGCGGAATATCCATCATTATAAAATGCCCATGTATTTTGAACCTGGACACCTGTTTGATTCCCATAAAAAATACAATTTTTAACAGAAAGGATATCTTCCGTCACAATAGGAACGCCATCAGGAACATTAAAAGCGATATTATTAAATTCTATTGAGCCAATACAATCAAAGCTGTCTTGCTTTATAACGATGCTTTCTGATTCGCCTTCTCCTGTCAAAGACATATCTCTTAATGTAAAGGTATTCTGTCCTTCTTCTTCGCCATAAATGCCTGGATAAAAATAAATAGTGACACGAAGCCCTGGCTCTCTTGCGTTGATGATTTTTTGCATTCCTTTATTAGTGTTATCGGGATATGGATATTTTAGTTTTGTGTACGGATGCTCGTAGGAACCCACTTCAATTCCGGTTGTGTTATTGGGATTAAAATGCATAGGGTATTGAACGCTAAAATATACGTTGCTATTATCAATATTATTAAATTCTGATAGTTCATCTACCCATTCGTTAATAGGAACACCCATTTGAGTGTCTACTCTAAAATGTTCCCAGAATTTTTCTTGAAATTCCCAATTTTCTTTAACAGTGTAGGTTCCGTCCGCCATCAAATTTGGGCTTATATGGATTTCATCGCTTAGCGGAATATCTCCAGCATAATCATAATAGAACCCTTGGAATGTATACGCAGGCAGTGTGCCTCGCCCAACATTTTTTACAGAGATATTTAAAGGAATGTTCTCGCCGGCAAGGGGGTGTTGAGGCATATCAGCGTTAAAAAGTACCTTCGCTTCAGGTTTTGAAGAAAGGCCGAGATGATTTGTGATATTAACGGCTGGGTCTCCAAGCAGATTATAGCGATACTGCTCCTCACAGCCTGGCGTGACGGCAAATCTTAGAATTGCCTGAAACACGGATGCGCCTAAACTTACTGCTCCATTTTTATAAATACCTTTAAGAATTTCTTCATCAGCAAAAAATGAAGGATTCGTTGTTGTTGTTCTCGATGGTCCCAAAAAGGCTAGCGCGCCACCATTTGTTTTCTTAATCCATCTTTCTCCAAAACAGTCGCCTTCGATCCAATCAAAGCGTGCTGTGCGCGAAGAAGCGCTGATGACAAGCGCTGGTATATCATTAGTATTATTAAGAGCGTCAAGATCAATATTCTCAGGCTGCCATCCCTCTTCGGTACCGTCGTTACCATTATATGCGATTGTTAATACGCCTTTATTATTGATAAGATCGTGAATCATTGGATCATGATGGATAAAGGTAAAATTAGGGTAATGATTGTTATAGACTTCTCGGTTGTTGTATTCTTCGGATTCTTGATAGTTTTCAAGCAGCGTATAGCGAGCACCATTGCTTGATGGATAAAGAGCTTCTGCAGAGCCTCCTAAAAATAAATGCCGTGTCCCATAGTGATTTTCGCCTTGCGGAGGATTGTTTTCAAACGAAAGTGTTTTGTTGATGATGGTTGATAGTTCCGTTTCATCCTTAATAGGAAATCTGCCAATCAAAAGCTCAGGGATATCATCGTTACCGATAAGACATCCGTATTTATTATCCCCTGTAATTCCTGTGGTTTGATTATTGGAATCCCATGTCGGCATAAACCAAGATTGCGCCTCGGATCCATAGTCAGCGTCTCCAATAAGCAAAAGATACGTAATGTCAGCGATGTTCGCGCTTTGTCGCCAATTCTGATAAAGGAAACTAATGCAGTTTTTGATGCGCTGCTGATTGGTTCCGGAAGAATAGGCGCTATAAAGGGTTTCAAGTGATATCACGCCAATGGTATGAGCGCCTCCTGCCTGCAAAACACGATGATTCAACCAAGAATTAAACGAAGCTGAATTGATAAAGGCTTGTGAACGAATAACGAGGTAATCCGGAAAGAACTGGGTATTAGTATCATAAGCTGGATCAAGGATTTGCTGGGCTGTCAAGACGCGGTATTCTCCTTGTGTTTTAGGCTTATTCTTGCCCTCTAGAATGGCAGTATCTTTTTTCCATTGATAGTTAAGAAATTGGCTCTGATAGATTTTGTGAAAGACATTCTTTTCAGGGTTTTTGATTTTTACGGTGTTGTCTGAAGCTCGTGTTTGAAAGCTTAAATTAAACTGTATCCCTTGTGTTTGAGTAATTATATGGTTTGAAGAGTTGTAATCTACAGGAAAAATTTGAAGTGTTAAAAATGTGATATCCCGAAATTGAGATGTGCCGAGTATTTTGACATTTGATGATTTTTGCTCTCTGTTTGTTTTAGCAGATTTGTTCTTTTCTTCGGCTTGTTCAAAAGTCAGGGGTTGATTAATTTCTTTTTGAATTTCTTTTGTTTTGATATTAGAAATTTTAAAGTCTTTTGCATCCTTAGGCACGACAATGTTAAGCGTGTAGTAAGGAACAGGTGTTTTTCCGTTATGATTAGTTAAGAGGTATTCATGATTCTCTGCAAATTGAATCTTTTGAGATCCTCCTTCGCTAAGTGAGATAACAGGAAATTCTTCAGGGAATTTAATAGAAACTTGAAGCTGTCCCTTCCCTTGATTAGCAATGGATGGATTTATTTCAAGGGAACGTGAAAAATTATGTAGATTAGATTCAATGATTTTTTGAGAAGATATCTTTGGAGGAAAATCTTGTTTTTCTGCAGAATAACTGATGTTGTTAATAGTTAAAAGAATTGTGAGAATTGAAACTGTGGTAAGAAGACTTCTTTTTTTAATTTGAAAAAAACGCGAAAATAAATAATTCTTCAACCAAGATTCGCACATAATTCATGTCTTTCTCCGTGGCGAGAATATTTTAAAAATACTACAGGATCTAAGAAGTAAAAACTAAGGATGAAAAAATGATATAAAAGAAAGCGCTTTCTTTAGTAAAGGGTAGCATGCAGATTATGAAATGTCAAGGTCGAGACAAAAAAAATTTTT
This sequence is a window from Candidatus Omnitrophota bacterium. Protein-coding genes within it:
- a CDS encoding C25 family cysteine peptidase; this encodes MCESWLKNYLFSRFFQIKKRSLLTTVSILTILLTINNISYSAEKQDFPPKISSQKIIESNLHNFSRSLEINPSIANQGKGQLQVSIKFPEEFPVISLSEGGSQKIQFAENHEYLLTNHNGKTPVPYYTLNIVVPKDAKDFKISNIKTKEIQKEINQPLTFEQAEEKNKSAKTNREQKSSNVKILGTSQFRDITFLTLQIFPVDYNSSNHIITQTQGIQFNLSFQTRASDNTVKIKNPEKNVFHKIYQSQFLNYQWKKDTAILEGKNKPKTQGEYRVLTAQQILDPAYDTNTQFFPDYLVIRSQAFINSASFNSWLNHRVLQAGGAHTIGVISLETLYSAYSSGTNQQRIKNCISFLYQNWRQSANIADITYLLLIGDADYGSEAQSWFMPTWDSNNQTTGITGDNKYGCLIGNDDIPELLIGRFPIKDETELSTIINKTLSFENNPPQGENHYGTRHLFLGGSAEALYPSSNGARYTLLENYQESEEYNNREVYNNHYPNFTFIHHDPMIHDLINNKGVLTIAYNGNDGTEEGWQPENIDLDALNNTNDIPALVISASSRTARFDWIEGDCFGERWIKKTNGGALAFLGPSRTTTTNPSFFADEEILKGIYKNGAVSLGASVFQAILRFAVTPGCEEQYRYNLLGDPAVNITNHLGLSSKPEAKVLFNADMPQHPLAGENIPLNISVKNVGRGTLPAYTFQGFYYDYAGDIPLSDEIHISPNLMADGTYTVKENWEFQEKFWEHFRVDTQMGVPINEWVDELSEFNNIDNSNVYFSVQYPMHFNPNNTTGIEVGSYEHPYTKLKYPYPDNTNKGMQKIINAREPGLRVTIYFYPGIYGEEEGQNTFTLRDMSLTGEGESESIVIKQDSFDCIGSIEFNNIAFNVPDGVPIVTEDILSVKNCIFYGNQTGVQVQNTWAFYNDGYSADITNNIFFNNTNAIKIIDEKINVPFINNVVYDNTRFVNISSGEDSSNSLNIKNNIIRENFHNLINPLQINIQNNFNNTDIDYLLAWGSNNINVNPEFIDPNNSNFHLAETSPCVDAGDPDPIYNDLDGSRNDMGAYGGPNAYAPIKITSP